Genomic segment of Mucilaginibacter sabulilitoris:
TATTAAAACCTTTATCAAAACCAAAGTTAGTTTTATCTATGGTTATGCTTATAACCTGCATGCCGATACAGGTACCCTGGAAATGATCAAAGTACTCCCGGTGCTGGATTACTTTTTAAGAATGCCCACACTGGCCCAGCCTTCGTGCTTTTGGAGCGCGGGGATCCATCAACCCGTCATCGAACAGCTACAGTGTTCGATGGATTATGAACTTTGGCTGCGTATGGTGAGGGGCAATAGCAGAAAGCTTTTAAGAAGCCCCCTTTCTGTCGCTCATGTACACCGGCAGGCAAAAACATATGATCCTAAAATGTCCGACGCCTGGCAAAATGATCACGATCTGATCTGTCATCCGGAAAATCACGGCCCCGTGCAACAATGGGCCAGGAAAATATGGTTACACAAGATCTACAACCGCTTTATCAAATTAATTGAAAAAGTTACTTTCCATCAAAGGGCTTAAAAGCATTTTCCATATCCTCAAATTCAGGATACAGCTCCGGCTATTGAAATCGGTTATCCGAGATACAAACGCCTGGCTGTTGTTTGACCAGGCGGGGATCGCCGGTTTTGGTGTCAATCTGATCAGGTTATATTTCCCGATCTACTACGATAAAAAAGAATCAAGAGCATCCTTTTCAGCCCCTGTCGAAAAACAATTCAGTGAAATTTTTGACAATGCTGATACCGGCAGATTTCAGGCTGACATACTGGTCATGCTTCAGGAGATCATACAATTACCTGTAAAAGAAACGCACAGCACCACCCCGTACCTGGATAACTATTATTTTGGCATCTATGACGCGTCCGTACTTGGAACCATGATGATGCATTTTAAGCCGTCTAAGATCGTGGAGATTGGTTCGGGTATGTCAACCAGGTATATGAAGCTTTTTAAAACCAGGCTCGGACTGACGACCGAGATCTGCTGTATAGACCCCTTTCCCCGGACGGAAATCGAAAATGTCGCGGACTCGATCTTTCGGCAACCATTGGAGCATATCAACGAACGGGAAGTATTTGATCTGAAAAGCGGCGACATCATATTTATGGACGGCTCTCATTATACCTTCCAGGGTAATGACACGTTAACGCTGTTTTTCAAACTTTTGCCTTCGCTGCCGCCAGGGGTAATTATCCACATTCACGATATTTTTTTACCTTATGACTACAGCGATAAGGTCGCGCAGCAATTATGGTCGGAACAATATCTACTGGCTGCGTTGTTATCAGGCGGTTTCCGGGGTCTCAGGGTGCTTTATCCGGCTTATTATTTATCAAAAACGGCCCCCGTCATAAAAGATACGTTAGCCGGGATAAACCGTTCATTTGAAAATACAACCTTTGCGTGCGGCCCTGATCATACCGAAGGATACAGCTTTTGGTTCAAAAAGATATAAGCAGCCATGACCTATTCGCTCCTTGTTCCGTGTTACAATGCAGAAAAATATGTCGTGTCATTCCTCAGCAACCTGTCGAAGCTGCACAAACCCTTCGACGAGGTTATATTTTATGATGATGCCAGTACAGATGCTACCATGCAGTTATTACTGGCCGGCGGTCACCAGGTCATCAAAGGGGATATCAATAAAGGTCCGGGATATGCGCGGAACAGATTGGCCCATGCCGCCACAGGCGACTATATACATTTTCATGATATTGATGATGAATTTAATCTCGGTTTTTTATTGTTCGCAGCCGAAAAAGCGGCCGAACCAGGCAGCGATGTCATCGTGGGCCAGGCCGACTGGATTGACGCGGTCACCCGTGAGGTGATGATCAGCTGGCGGTATAATCATGTTGAAATAAGCAATGATCCCCTGTCCTATTTCCTGGCCCATCCTTTAGGTGTCATCAACACACTCTGTAAACGATCTGTGTTTTTACAAATAAATGGTTTCAACGAGGACATCAGGTGTTGGGAAGACGCCGATTTGCATATTCGGCTGGCCGCCGCCGGAGCCGGATTTGCCGTCATTGATGAAATACTCGCGTATTCCCTCCGGCATCATCATGGTATCAGCCGGGATCAAACATGGTGCTGGAACTGCAGGCTGAAATTTTTGGAAGGATACTTCAAACTTTATTCAAAAAGGGTGGACCGGGGGATCCTTAAAGAAGAGCTGAAAAAAATTCAGCAAGTATTGGTCATTACTGCGCAATACAGGCGTTTATCCAAGATCATTCGCCTAAACCAGGTTTACCAACTTGGAATTCCGACGCGAAACATCAGTATACTTTATTACCTTAACAAAATAATCCCTGCGCTGGTCCTCAGCCGTCTTCTGAGGCTTTATACAGGCTCCAATTCTTAAAGCGTATCTCATGGCCATGTACCAATTAAAAAAAAGGCTTAAAAAGTTTCTGGGTTTACTCCCCTGGCAGGAAGATGAAGCCGGGCAGCAAAAACAGATCGATAGCTACTTTAAGCGCAACGAAATAAAAAAAATCCAGTTTGGCTGCGGCCCGAACTACTTGGCTGACTGGTTAAATACGGATATCTGTAAAAGTTCGGATGATGTGGTATATATGGATATTACCAGACAGCTTCCCCTGCCGGCAGGTACTGTTCATTTTATCACGTCAGAACATTTATTAGAGCATATCACCTTTTGCAAGGCCAGGGAATTCTTAAAAGAGTGTTTCCGGGTACTAAAGCCCGGCGGGATAATCAGGATAACAACGCCCGACCTGGAAACGGTCATTGACCTGTACACGAACCAGAAAGAAGACGCCCGTGCCTATGTCGATCACATTGTCCGCCATTTTATACCAGGGGTGACCTATAACGAAAATGTTTTTGTCATCAACAATGCGTTCAGAAACTGGGGGCACCAATTTTTATATGACAGGTCTACGCTTGTTCATTTACTGGAAGAAACGGGTTATATTGCCATAGAACAGGTATTGCCGGGAGAAAGCAAACACCCCCTGCTTCAGAAAATCGACTTTAGGGACCAGTCCGGATTCAAAAAAATAAATGAATTTGAAGTGATGGTATTTGAAGCCGCAAGACCTTAATTAACGCCGCATGCTGATCACGACCTATACCAGGAAACTGGTTCATTATCTGCTCATTCTTTTTTACCGTACCAAGGGAATCGCCATCATGTCCCGTTGCAAAATACACTACCAGGCGCTGCTGACCCGGGGCGTGTCAAACGGACAGAAAGGCAAAGTAATGGTCGGTAAGGGCGGTGAACTATCCAAAGGGGTGGTTTTAAATGCCTATGGCGGGAGTATCATCATACAGGAAAACACCTTTTTAGGAGAATATGTCGTTATTTACGGTCATGGCGGCGTCCAAATCGGCAAAAACACGTTGATCGCCATGCATTGCTGCATTGTTAGTTCCAACCATGCTATACCAGCGAAAGCAACACTCATCAGATCCCGGGGAGATGTATTGCTTCCGGTTAACATCGGAAACGACGTCTGGATGGGCGCCGGTGCAAAAGTTCTCGGCGGCGTAACCATTGGCGATGGGTGTATTATCGGGGCAGGTGCAGTGGTTACCAGGAGTTTACCACCCTACGCAATTGCAGTGGGTGTTCCCGCGCAGATCATTAATTTCAGAAATGATTAATTTGATATCGGTCATCATACCAACTTATAACCCTGATTTAAAAATATTAGATCAAACATTATACGCCCTGCAAAACCAGACCCTGGATCTAAGCCTATGGGAGCTTATTATTGTCGACAACGGCTCTGTTCCGGATGTCCGGCTTAACCTGAACTGGCATCCACAGTATACATTAATTAAATCACCGGATCCGGGGCTTACCTACGCCAGGGTTAAGGGTTTCGAACACAGTAAGGGCGATCTGGTGATTATGGTGGATGACGATAATGTTTTAAATAAAGATTACTTACAATGCGCCCGGCAGCTATTCGATTCAAACCTCATGCTTGGGGCGGCAGGGGGCAAGTCATTACCCGAATTTGAAAAGATACCGCCGGATTGGCTGAAAGATTTCCATTCAAATCTTGCGGTCCGGGATTTGGGGGACAGCACCGAGATCAGTTCCTGGAACAACACATATCCCGCCTGTGCCCCGATTGGCGCAGGTATGTGTGTTAGAAAAGCGGCGGTCGCCTCCTACGTCAATAAAATCCACACCGGCATGAGCATCATCACGGACAGGAAAGGGGATGCTTTGAGTTCGGGCGGCGACAATGACCTGGTGGTCGACATTCTTAAATCCGGATGGCAGGTTGGTTATTTTCCGGAACTGGTACTGCGGCACATCATACCCGGGAAACGAATGCAACCGGGCTATATGGCAAACCTGGTTAACAGCAGCAATAAGTCCTGGGTGCAGCTATTGGATAGCCATCAGATCAATCCATGGAAAAAAATCCCCCGGTGGACTGTTCCGATCCGAAAAATGAAAGCCTGGATAGCCTGTAAAAGCTGGCAAAACAAAAGCAATTATATCAGGTGGCGGGGCATTTGCGGGATGTACGACGGTTTGGCCCGGTAAGCGCCATCTGATTATAAAAATATGTTTGAGAAAGTTACCGGCTCTTTGGCTTATCGCCTTCCCTATTTTTACCGGCACTTGGTGAAGTTCAAAACCAGGCCGAAGATCGAACGCAAGGTTTTTCCGGCAGCTACCATCGTCATGATGACGGGGAAGAATTATCTGACGATGTCAAGTATGTCTTTGTTATCAATGATTAAGGCCTGGGATTCCTTGCCCAGGCTAGTGGTCATGGGGGATGGAACCATCTCCGTTCCTGAAATAAAAAACAAAATCAGTTTCTGGCCGGGCGAATTACTGATTGAAGACTGGGGTGTTACGGCCGCCTATCACTCCGGCAAAAAAAGGAATGCATTGCTGGAATACGCGGATCACCACCCTTTCGGCAAGAAACTGGCGGTCATCTTGCGTTATGCGGAACAATCACCGGTGGTGTGGATCGATAGCGATGTATTATTTTTTGACAATTTTACGCCCTTTATCCCCCAAAAACGGGATGGATGGGCATGTGGCGGATCGGAGGACTTTGAGGCAGCTTACCACCATCAGGTACTGAGGCTGTTGGGGAGTAATTTTCATGATCAGTATAAATTTAACGCAGGGGTGCTGTATGTTTCCGGGGAAGGGATCTACGAACAGTTTGATTTGGAACAGGTGTTAGCAAAAATCCACCCTGATTATGATTTTTGTACCGAGCAGAGCATTTTTGCGCAAATAGCCAGCGGATCACTGGGCGTCTTATGGTCCGGTAATGTAATCAGGAACTTCAACGCTGATAACCAGCAAATAAAGGCTATGCCGGTGGACAAGATAATAGCGCGCCATTATACCAGTAATGTCCGTCATTTATTCTGGAGGGATGCTTTTTTCCATATATGAACATATCAGCCAGTAACCCGCAAAAGCATAACCCGGTCATCGATATGTTAAGGTTTTTCGCCGCGTTCATGGTGTTTGTATTCCATTTAAACACATTTGTCCCTCCTGCCGCCAACTGGTACCGCTCCGTAGTAAAATACGGATGGCTCGGGGTACCCGTTTTTTTTGTCATCAGCGGCTACTGCATTTTGCTTTCGGCCGATAGCGCTGAAAATGGTCAGGCGTTTTTACGCAAAAGATTTTTCCGGATTTTTCCGGCTTACTGGGTTAGCCTGATCATCGTTTTGGTTGCGGCGTTATTTCAGAAGATTTATACGGGCACTAACTCCGTGGCCAACATTCCCCGAAACGCCCTACAGCTCGCAGGTACGCTGAGTTTGTTCACCTGGCCATTTAACCATATCAAAATTACCAACTGGGTCTACTGGACATTGACTTGTGAGCTGCTGTTCTATCTCCTAATAAGCCTGTTATTTTTAGTCAGAAACAAATACAGGATATTCGCGCTCATCATCATCTCCCTGATTTCGGTGGAGCTGCCCCATCAAAACGAAGGTTATTTGTTTTTCTTTGATCACTGGTCGACATTTTGCTGCGGCATAAGCCTGTTTTTTTTCTTTCGCAATGCGACCAGGTCAGATTGGCTTTACTGGAGCTTATTCTCGGGCATAAACGCCTATAACTTAGTGATTAAAAATTTCCAGGTCCAGAAGAACGAATATACCATAGCTGCACTGCTGACCATATTGATCATCGCCTTTAGCCATTATTCCAAACCATCCAAAAACATTTTGGCGACACTTGGTCTGTATTCCTATTCGCTTTATCTGATCCATGTTCCTATAGGCGTTTTCATATTAGGTTATTATAAAAGCCAGGCTGTCGTCAGGAGCACTTTTCTTACCGTGGCCTTTGACCTTGCCGCGTATTTCCTGATCACGCTGGTGGCCGCTTTCATGTTTAAATTCGTCGAAAAACCCTGCATAGATTACGGAAGAAAACGAACAAAAATGCAAACAAATCACGTGGGCACATGACCCGGAGCCGTCAGTTTATACAATTACTCATAGATACTTTTTACCGGCACCCGGTTTCAGCCCTCAGAAAGTACGCTCGTTTTGGCGGATGGCTGAACTATCTTTCCATGCTGAAGGGTGCGGGCGCGATGAAACGGGCATCCGGCAGACTGTCACCGGTCAGGTCATACGCCGACGGCTATCCAATTTACTTTTTGACCGGTAAAAATCACCTGTATCAAACCTTGTTCTGTATACAGTCACTTGCTAAGTTTACTTCCTGCCGGTTCCGGTTCATTTTAGTGGACGATGGCAGCTTTGACACGCGCATCATCAAACGTATTGAGCTGCAGTTACCAAATTCGGAACTATTTAAAAAAGCTGATATCGAAAAAAAACTGGAAGAGCTGCTGCCGGAACACACTTTCCCAAATTTGAACCATAAGCGGAAAATATATCCCCACATTAAAAAGCTCACAGATATCCATACCCTGCCTGGTGAAAAATGGAAACTGGTACTTGATTCCGATATGCTGTTTTGGAAGGAGCCTGTCGCCATCATCAACTGGCTAAAAGATGCTCATATGCCTATTTATATGCAGGACTGCCAAAACTCATACGGGTACTCCAAAACAATCATGGAATCCTTGTGCGGAACGAACATACCTGATCTCATCAATGTCGGTGTTATCGGTTTAAACAGTAACACTATCGACTGGGCGAAATTAGACGCCTGGACAGGTTCGATGGAAAGCGCGGAAGGTTCTTCCTATTATCTGGAGCAAGCACTCACGGCGATGCTTATCAATGAAAATGCGTCGCTTGTCCTTCCTTCGGATGAATACATTGTCAACCCGGCGGCGACAGCCGTAACGATACCGCAAGGCATATTACACCATTATGTTGACCTGTCAAAACAAGTTTATTTTAAACAAGCGTGGAAGACGGTCTGAATAATTATAAAATACAATCACTTTGGATAGGCGGCGAATTGTCCAAAGTTGAACAGCTGTGCATACAATCATTCCTTGATCATGGGCATGAATTTCATCTATATACCTATGAAACGGTCAGTAATCTTCCCCCGAAAACCCAAATATTCGATGCAGGAAGCATTCTGCCGAAGGAAAAGATCTTCACCTTTGATACAGGTTGGGGGAAAGGTTCAGTGGCAGGCTTTGCAGATTATTTCAGACTATTACTGTTACAGCGCAACGGCGGATGGTGGACTGACATGGATGTTGTTTGTTTAAAGCCATTTGACTTTGCCCGGGAGATTGTTTTTTGCTCCAGTACGGAAGGGGAATATGGTTCGTTAGCCAATAACAGCGTTTTTAAGGTACCAAAAAACGCGCCGTTCCTGGACCATTGTATTCACAGGCTGTCACTCGGGGACATCAGCAAGATGACATACGGTTCGGCCGGACCGTTTTTATTCCAGTCGGTAATTAAGGAACTGCAGCTGGAAGACCAGATTGTACCCTATCATTATTTTAATCCCATATCCTGGAGATATGTCGGGGAATTAATTTTAGATCAAATGACACGGGCCGATAAAATCAAAGAATATGTCAGACCCTTTCTGAAGCCTCATACGATGCCTGGCCGGAGAATAGTTAAAGCGTCATATGCAGTACATTTTTGGAACGAGATATGGAGAAGCAGCCGGTTTGACAAAAACGCCCGGTACAGCGCGTCGTGCCTGTTTGAGCAGTTAAAACGTAAACATGGAATTAAATAAACCGGAGTATTTGCCTGTCCCTGACAATCCCTTGATTTCGGTTTGTGTGCCCGCTTTTAACTGCGGCAAGTTTATAACCGAAACGCTGACCTGCCTGGTTGACCAGACTTACACCAATATCGAAATCATTGTAGTAAACGATGGGTCAACGGATGATACGTTAACAAAAGTCAGGGCCATAAAGGACAGGAGGCTTACGATAATCGATGGGATTAACAAGGGAGCAGCTAACGCGAGAAATACGGCGTACGGTTTTGCTCATGGAGCGTATGTTATTTTCTTTGATGCTGACGACTATGTCGGACCGGATTTCATTTCTTTACAAGCCCGATACATCAGGGGCACAAAAAACGATGTCGTCATGGCCGCCTGGGGGAGATTTTACCAGGAGGATCTGAAATCCCTGAAACGAGATCATTTACCTGGTACAGCGATGACCTTCAGAGAGTGGGTCAACCTTTATTGGTATAACTGCAACCCGATGACAAACCCGGGCAGAGCCCTTATCCCCGCTGCATTAATAAAAAAAGCGGGGTTATGGAATCCGGAGCTTAGCCTTAACGATGACCTTGAATTCTTTACAAGAATATTTTTAAATGCGGACAAGATAATCTTTAATGCAGAGGCCCTTTTTCACTACCGGTCCGGTATAGGCGGCCTGTCAGGGAAAAAAAGCCGGGCGGCTTATCAGTCATCTTTCACTGCGCTGGCACAGGCGACCGAAATGGCTTTGAAACATTTCAGTCATGAGGGCCTGGTGAGGCAAAGCTGTGCAAATCTCTGGCAGGGTTTAATTTATGAGCTGTACCCGGATGAAACGGAGATCACCCGCCTTGCGCAGGAGAAGGTTGACGAATTGGGAGGGGCCACACTGGCGTTCCCCTGCGGAGGATATACCCGCTATTTAGCGGCTTTGGTCGGGTGGAAATTAACCAAACAACTTAAATCGAAACTGGCCAGGTGAAAAACAACATCGTTATTGTGTCCCAATCCCACCTTTGCCGCAATCCACGGGTTCTAAAAGAAGCATTAGCGTTAAGCAGGGCCGGATATGGGGTTACGGTCCTCACCGCCGTATATTCAAATACCTTGTTAGACGAGGATCTCCTCTTACTACGGGGCACCGGCATCCGCTATGAGCGCTATAGTAATTTAATCTACCGCAACATGCGATCGCTATGGGCCCGGTTTATTCGCAAAGCAGCCTTCAAACTTCAGGAAGTTTTTCATATAAATAGTAAATACAGCCTGGGATACACCCCGGATCGGCTGCTGCGACAGTGCATCAGTCTCCGGGCGGACCTCTATATATGTCACCAGGAGCTCGCTACAGTCGTCGGCAACCAGTTGCTGCAGTTGGGATACCGGGTAGCTTTCGATCTGGAAGACTGGTATTCAGAGGATTTGTTACCCCGGGACCGCGAATCGAGACCGATAAAACTTTTGAAAAAGGCAGAAAGGGGTGCGCTGGAAAACGGTATTTGCTATACAACTTCTGAGGCCATGGCAAAGGGAATACAGGCAAGTTATCATGCGGTGGTCAGGCCGGCTGTGATCTACAATTCTTTCTCCGCGGCTCAGCTCCGACAGCCGGTTGCCCCATCGGGAACATTACCGCGTTTATACTGGTTCTCACAAACCATCGGACCGGGGCGGGGGCTGGA
This window contains:
- a CDS encoding class I SAM-dependent methyltransferase; its protein translation is MKKLLSIKGLKSIFHILKFRIQLRLLKSVIRDTNAWLLFDQAGIAGFGVNLIRLYFPIYYDKKESRASFSAPVEKQFSEIFDNADTGRFQADILVMLQEIIQLPVKETHSTTPYLDNYYFGIYDASVLGTMMMHFKPSKIVEIGSGMSTRYMKLFKTRLGLTTEICCIDPFPRTEIENVADSIFRQPLEHINEREVFDLKSGDIIFMDGSHYTFQGNDTLTLFFKLLPSLPPGVIIHIHDIFLPYDYSDKVAQQLWSEQYLLAALLSGGFRGLRVLYPAYYLSKTAPVIKDTLAGINRSFENTTFACGPDHTEGYSFWFKKI
- a CDS encoding glycosyltransferase family 2 protein, whose translation is MTYSLLVPCYNAEKYVVSFLSNLSKLHKPFDEVIFYDDASTDATMQLLLAGGHQVIKGDINKGPGYARNRLAHAATGDYIHFHDIDDEFNLGFLLFAAEKAAEPGSDVIVGQADWIDAVTREVMISWRYNHVEISNDPLSYFLAHPLGVINTLCKRSVFLQINGFNEDIRCWEDADLHIRLAAAGAGFAVIDEILAYSLRHHHGISRDQTWCWNCRLKFLEGYFKLYSKRVDRGILKEELKKIQQVLVITAQYRRLSKIIRLNQVYQLGIPTRNISILYYLNKIIPALVLSRLLRLYTGSNS
- a CDS encoding class I SAM-dependent methyltransferase, whose protein sequence is MYQLKKRLKKFLGLLPWQEDEAGQQKQIDSYFKRNEIKKIQFGCGPNYLADWLNTDICKSSDDVVYMDITRQLPLPAGTVHFITSEHLLEHITFCKAREFLKECFRVLKPGGIIRITTPDLETVIDLYTNQKEDARAYVDHIVRHFIPGVTYNENVFVINNAFRNWGHQFLYDRSTLVHLLEETGYIAIEQVLPGESKHPLLQKIDFRDQSGFKKINEFEVMVFEAARP
- a CDS encoding acyltransferase, with the translated sequence MLITTYTRKLVHYLLILFYRTKGIAIMSRCKIHYQALLTRGVSNGQKGKVMVGKGGELSKGVVLNAYGGSIIIQENTFLGEYVVIYGHGGVQIGKNTLIAMHCCIVSSNHAIPAKATLIRSRGDVLLPVNIGNDVWMGAGAKVLGGVTIGDGCIIGAGAVVTRSLPPYAIAVGVPAQIINFRND
- a CDS encoding glycosyltransferase; amino-acid sequence: MINLISVIIPTYNPDLKILDQTLYALQNQTLDLSLWELIIVDNGSVPDVRLNLNWHPQYTLIKSPDPGLTYARVKGFEHSKGDLVIMVDDDNVLNKDYLQCARQLFDSNLMLGAAGGKSLPEFEKIPPDWLKDFHSNLAVRDLGDSTEISSWNNTYPACAPIGAGMCVRKAAVASYVNKIHTGMSIITDRKGDALSSGGDNDLVVDILKSGWQVGYFPELVLRHIIPGKRMQPGYMANLVNSSNKSWVQLLDSHQINPWKKIPRWTVPIRKMKAWIACKSWQNKSNYIRWRGICGMYDGLAR
- a CDS encoding acyltransferase family protein gives rise to the protein MNISASNPQKHNPVIDMLRFFAAFMVFVFHLNTFVPPAANWYRSVVKYGWLGVPVFFVISGYCILLSADSAENGQAFLRKRFFRIFPAYWVSLIIVLVAALFQKIYTGTNSVANIPRNALQLAGTLSLFTWPFNHIKITNWVYWTLTCELLFYLLISLLFLVRNKYRIFALIIISLISVELPHQNEGYLFFFDHWSTFCCGISLFFFFRNATRSDWLYWSLFSGINAYNLVIKNFQVQKNEYTIAALLTILIIAFSHYSKPSKNILATLGLYSYSLYLIHVPIGVFILGYYKSQAVVRSTFLTVAFDLAAYFLITLVAAFMFKFVEKPCIDYGRKRTKMQTNHVGT
- a CDS encoding glycosyltransferase yields the protein MEDGLNNYKIQSLWIGGELSKVEQLCIQSFLDHGHEFHLYTYETVSNLPPKTQIFDAGSILPKEKIFTFDTGWGKGSVAGFADYFRLLLLQRNGGWWTDMDVVCLKPFDFAREIVFCSSTEGEYGSLANNSVFKVPKNAPFLDHCIHRLSLGDISKMTYGSAGPFLFQSVIKELQLEDQIVPYHYFNPISWRYVGELILDQMTRADKIKEYVRPFLKPHTMPGRRIVKASYAVHFWNEIWRSSRFDKNARYSASCLFEQLKRKHGIK
- a CDS encoding glycosyltransferase family 2 protein, with protein sequence MELNKPEYLPVPDNPLISVCVPAFNCGKFITETLTCLVDQTYTNIEIIVVNDGSTDDTLTKVRAIKDRRLTIIDGINKGAANARNTAYGFAHGAYVIFFDADDYVGPDFISLQARYIRGTKNDVVMAAWGRFYQEDLKSLKRDHLPGTAMTFREWVNLYWYNCNPMTNPGRALIPAALIKKAGLWNPELSLNDDLEFFTRIFLNADKIIFNAEALFHYRSGIGGLSGKKSRAAYQSSFTALAQATEMALKHFSHEGLVRQSCANLWQGLIYELYPDETEITRLAQEKVDELGGATLAFPCGGYTRYLAALVGWKLTKQLKSKLAR